In a genomic window of Occallatibacter riparius:
- a CDS encoding PQQ-dependent sugar dehydrogenase, with the protein MGSPLPLAIATALLLALGSTAPGVAQQKQHTLPYAPGKSITLSLPAAFDIDIAAKGLRRVRFFAQSPDGRIFATGMHDLSDNHLGSVFILDEWNAQTGTFGRITHYLDHLRNPNSIAFWTDPATKQTWLYVALTDKLVRYEYHPGDLHPAAPPQTLIRFPDYGLNYKYGGWHLTRTVAVGQVQGTPRVFIAVGSSCNYCQEREAARASILSINPDGSDAKIIAQGVRNAVDLRWIPEIDGGSLFATNMGDDHLGDKLPDDTLFQIDASAKQPLNYGWPTCYFSSGTAVHDATPLPSMHDPAMKARTDVPPRHPQDSVYGKQSGVAEAGTNLAAGGGHTAEPDPNAALGQAPAPLASCQSVPQPYAWFTAHSSPLGLERFSDTDTNLNGSFLVALHGASHPSIGTGYRVVRISADRNPQDFITGFLTIKDGKPTVHGRPCGLFRIGPDAFLLTDDYLGLVYYIHPHA; encoded by the coding sequence CTTCCCGCCGCCTTCGACATCGATATCGCCGCTAAAGGACTGCGCCGCGTACGCTTCTTCGCGCAATCGCCCGACGGCCGCATCTTTGCAACCGGCATGCACGACCTCTCTGACAACCACCTCGGGTCGGTCTTCATCCTCGACGAATGGAACGCGCAGACCGGCACCTTCGGCCGCATCACGCATTATCTCGATCACCTGCGCAATCCCAACAGCATCGCGTTCTGGACGGACCCCGCGACGAAGCAGACCTGGCTCTACGTCGCTCTCACTGACAAGCTGGTCCGCTATGAGTACCATCCCGGCGATCTCCATCCCGCCGCCCCGCCGCAGACGCTGATCCGGTTTCCCGACTACGGCCTGAACTACAAATACGGTGGCTGGCACCTCACGCGGACGGTCGCAGTCGGCCAGGTTCAAGGCACTCCCCGCGTCTTCATCGCAGTTGGATCGTCCTGCAATTACTGCCAGGAACGCGAAGCCGCGCGCGCCTCCATTCTCAGCATCAACCCCGACGGCAGCGACGCAAAGATCATCGCCCAAGGCGTGCGCAACGCTGTTGACTTGCGTTGGATCCCAGAGATCGACGGCGGTTCGCTCTTCGCAACGAACATGGGAGACGATCATCTCGGCGACAAGCTGCCAGACGACACACTCTTCCAGATCGACGCTAGCGCAAAGCAGCCTCTGAACTACGGCTGGCCCACCTGCTATTTCTCCAGCGGCACAGCAGTCCACGACGCCACTCCTCTGCCGTCGATGCACGATCCGGCGATGAAAGCGCGCACCGACGTCCCCCCACGCCATCCGCAGGACTCGGTATATGGAAAGCAAAGCGGCGTCGCGGAAGCAGGAACGAACCTCGCCGCAGGCGGCGGCCACACGGCCGAGCCCGATCCCAATGCGGCTCTTGGCCAAGCGCCGGCGCCGCTCGCCTCCTGCCAGTCGGTTCCCCAACCTTACGCATGGTTTACGGCGCACAGCTCGCCACTAGGATTGGAGCGCTTCTCCGACACCGACACCAACCTCAACGGCAGCTTCCTCGTAGCACTGCATGGCGCGAGCCACCCCAGCATCGGCACCGGCTACCGTGTGGTGCGAATCAGCGCAGACCGCAATCCGCAAGACTTCATCACCGGTTTCCTCACGATCAAAGACGGCAAGCCAACCGTGCACGGTCGGCCCTGTGGCCTCTTCCGCATCGGTCCCGATGCCTTTCTGCTCACCGACGACTACCTCGGCCTCGTGTACTACATCCATCCGCACGCCTGA
- a CDS encoding OmpA family protein — translation MFHARVLRSFTAAAAVIVLAGASIAASAQQTEANGIIKTRSGEQLTLQNKDNTETTVVLTDSTDVGQAQGMLKKRSKAMSFASLIPGLPIKVKGVLNDQNQLVAQTIRFSGDDLKQANAIQAGMHETNQQVAANQQELTKQNAAIQEAVARFGQLDDYYILDEVTILFANGKTNVEQQYVPQLQALAQKAQNVQGYMIEIKGYASAVGNAAKNQELSEKRADNVSTILIQQCKIPLTRMLAPGAMGVTEQVGDNQTKEGQEQNRRVVVRVLQNKAIAGTAAKTS, via the coding sequence ATGTTTCATGCGCGCGTGCTCAGATCCTTTACCGCGGCTGCTGCAGTCATCGTCCTGGCAGGGGCGAGCATTGCGGCTTCGGCTCAGCAGACCGAAGCCAACGGAATCATCAAGACGCGGAGCGGCGAGCAGCTGACTCTGCAAAACAAAGACAACACAGAAACGACCGTCGTGCTCACTGACAGCACGGATGTGGGACAAGCGCAGGGGATGCTGAAGAAACGCTCCAAAGCAATGTCGTTCGCTTCGCTGATCCCGGGACTGCCGATCAAGGTCAAAGGAGTCCTCAACGACCAGAATCAGCTCGTCGCACAGACCATCCGGTTTAGCGGCGATGACCTGAAGCAGGCCAACGCGATCCAGGCGGGAATGCACGAAACAAATCAGCAGGTCGCGGCCAACCAACAGGAGCTGACCAAGCAGAATGCGGCCATCCAGGAGGCGGTTGCGCGGTTCGGTCAACTGGACGACTACTACATCTTGGATGAAGTCACGATTCTTTTCGCGAACGGCAAGACCAACGTTGAACAGCAGTACGTTCCGCAGTTGCAGGCGCTCGCGCAGAAGGCGCAGAACGTTCAGGGATACATGATCGAGATCAAGGGGTATGCGTCCGCTGTCGGAAATGCGGCCAAGAACCAGGAACTGAGCGAGAAACGCGCCGACAACGTCTCGACGATTTTGATCCAGCAGTGCAAGATTCCGCTCACACGCATGCTGGCGCCAGGCGCGATGGGCGTCACCGAACAGGTGGGCGATAACCAAACCAAAGAAGGGCAGGAGCAGAATCGCCGCGTCGTGGTGCGCGTGCTGCAGAACAAGGCCATCGCCGGAACCGCAGCCAAAACCAGCTAG
- a CDS encoding potassium channel family protein, producing MTQDQHSSLFRKFFGPAGILNRERRSKLLLASIVLFYILPALSENRLIGKIAIIIVLYVALVASAMELAEKRTIFWTAIPLALLSMISLALSQSLPYQWLDLASRIALAIFFFFVSVSLFVYLGRAGGTEKGGMYVSVSLYFLLGMCWFAIYGVLNIVQPGSFTQGGAPMPEPVPWSTFLYFSMTTLTTLGYGDIVAVKPAARMCTTLEAAAGVLYVAITVARLVASRQEQKE from the coding sequence ATGACGCAAGACCAGCACTCAAGCCTGTTTCGTAAGTTCTTCGGACCCGCAGGCATCTTGAACCGCGAGCGGCGCTCCAAGCTGCTGCTCGCCTCCATCGTTCTCTTTTACATACTGCCCGCGCTCTCTGAGAATCGCTTGATCGGCAAGATCGCGATCATCATAGTGCTCTATGTCGCTCTGGTCGCTTCCGCCATGGAACTTGCGGAGAAGCGCACCATCTTCTGGACCGCCATCCCGCTCGCCCTGCTGTCCATGATCTCTCTGGCGCTGAGCCAGTCACTGCCTTACCAATGGCTCGACCTTGCCAGCCGGATCGCCTTGGCCATCTTCTTCTTCTTCGTCTCCGTCAGCCTCTTCGTGTACCTCGGCAGAGCCGGAGGCACAGAAAAAGGAGGCATGTATGTCTCGGTAAGCCTCTATTTCCTGCTGGGCATGTGCTGGTTCGCAATCTACGGCGTGCTCAACATCGTGCAGCCGGGCTCGTTCACGCAGGGCGGCGCTCCCATGCCCGAGCCAGTTCCCTGGAGCACCTTCCTCTACTTCAGCATGACCACGCTCACCACCCTGGGCTACGGAGACATCGTCGCCGTAAAGCCGGCCGCCCGCATGTGCACCACTCTTGAAGCCGCAGCCGGCGTCCTCTACGTTGCCATCACCGTCGCGCGCCTTGTCGCCTCGCGCCAGGAACAGAAGGAATAG